One Methanoculleus sp. 7T genomic window carries:
- a CDS encoding MBL fold metallo-hydrolase gives MQITLLGTGDAIGTPKVGCDCENCRAMTAAGRSRLRTSLLIETEGKHILIESSPDLRQQLLRACSPHIDAVLWSHGHYDHFIGFGEFYRVQKVPPAYAAPPVSDYCSGYLHFLPFEKHPVPVYEPFDLFGVTFTFFEVNHPPVYTCGLLIEHDGVTVAYTADTREDIPKASRDLLLGTDIDLLFVDAIAPEGYNISKHMNYAEAVRFVRDIGPRDYRCVHMSHLVPPDMPHAGYDMETFCW, from the coding sequence ATGCAGATAACGCTGCTTGGGACCGGCGACGCCATCGGGACGCCGAAGGTGGGGTGCGACTGCGAGAACTGCCGGGCGATGACGGCGGCGGGGAGATCAAGGCTCCGGACGTCCCTCCTCATCGAGACCGAGGGAAAGCACATCCTTATTGAGTCGTCGCCGGACCTGCGGCAGCAGCTCCTCCGGGCCTGCTCCCCCCATATCGACGCGGTCCTCTGGTCGCACGGCCACTACGACCACTTCATCGGGTTTGGGGAGTTCTACCGGGTGCAGAAGGTGCCGCCGGCCTATGCGGCGCCGCCGGTGTCAGACTACTGCTCCGGCTATCTCCATTTTCTGCCGTTCGAGAAGCACCCGGTCCCGGTGTACGAGCCGTTCGACCTCTTCGGCGTGACCTTTACGTTTTTTGAGGTGAACCACCCGCCGGTCTACACCTGCGGGCTCCTGATCGAGCACGACGGCGTCACGGTGGCCTACACCGCCGACACACGGGAGGATATCCCGAAAGCGAGCCGAGACCTCCTCCTCGGCACCGATATCGACCTCCTCTTCGTGGACGCCATCGCCCCCGAGGGCTACAATATCAGCAAGCACATGAACTACGCCGAGGCGGTCAGGTTCGTCCGCGACATCGGACCACGGGACTACCGGTGCGTTCACATGAGCCACCTGGTCCCGCCGGACATGCCGCATGCCGGATACGACATGGAGACGTTCTGCTGGTGA
- a CDS encoding ATP-binding protein — MTTDTGTHDVLAIMELLLTAEIFNRNQDLGINDLRPRCREFFGVGSGGSTEVKRPLIVSEGAIKKVLGSPDSVCQAVRQNPFVGYEEFGQRLSLPSLDAAAGWFLKKGGGSRVEGNPALACYFEGKDGVSVKYQDVRAKNPRFEDTKEYMEAKVSRLIGENEEMREARDLIIISAPSEVEFSLEKLVCTSRQEEIIRKIGVALEHRDYLKQHGIYEFGRLLFVGPPGTGKTSLALAMSRELHMPVLEVRLAMVTSQYLGETSKNIDRIFDLAKKLAPCILFIDEFDFVAKTRVSDDHGAMKRAVNMLLKNIDQISFVKNGVLLIGATNHPRILDEAAWRRFDEVVEFPLPDLAMRQAILEKIAATIDCDCDFADLAARTEGFSGSDLRMMIKEAVMSALMEDRRHLDPADIEQGLLRVEERNVIRGTGY, encoded by the coding sequence ATGACCACCGATACGGGTACGCATGACGTCCTCGCCATCATGGAACTCCTGCTCACCGCGGAGATCTTCAACCGGAACCAGGACCTCGGCATCAACGACCTTCGCCCGCGCTGCCGGGAGTTCTTTGGTGTCGGGAGCGGCGGGAGCACCGAGGTGAAGCGCCCGCTGATCGTGAGCGAGGGAGCGATCAAAAAGGTGCTCGGCAGCCCCGATAGCGTCTGCCAGGCTGTCCGACAGAACCCGTTCGTCGGCTACGAGGAGTTCGGGCAGCGCCTGAGCCTGCCCTCGCTCGACGCAGCGGCGGGATGGTTCCTCAAGAAGGGCGGCGGTTCCCGGGTCGAGGGAAACCCCGCCCTCGCCTGTTATTTCGAGGGGAAGGACGGCGTTTCGGTCAAGTACCAAGACGTCCGGGCGAAGAACCCCAGGTTTGAGGATACGAAGGAATACATGGAGGCGAAGGTCTCCCGCCTCATCGGGGAGAACGAGGAGATGCGGGAGGCGCGCGACCTGATCATCATCAGCGCGCCGAGCGAGGTCGAGTTCTCGCTTGAAAAACTGGTCTGCACCTCGCGGCAAGAGGAGATCATCAGAAAGATCGGCGTCGCCCTCGAACACCGGGACTACTTGAAGCAGCACGGGATCTACGAGTTCGGCAGGCTCCTCTTCGTCGGCCCGCCCGGAACCGGGAAGACGTCGCTTGCGCTCGCGATGTCCCGGGAACTTCACATGCCGGTGCTCGAGGTCCGTCTCGCGATGGTCACCTCGCAATACTTGGGCGAGACATCGAAGAATATCGACCGAATCTTCGACCTCGCAAAGAAACTCGCCCCCTGCATCCTCTTCATCGACGAGTTCGACTTCGTCGCGAAGACCCGGGTCAGCGACGACCACGGCGCAATGAAGCGTGCGGTGAACATGCTTCTGAAGAACATCGACCAGATCAGTTTCGTCAAGAACGGCGTCCTCCTCATCGGGGCGACGAACCATCCCCGCATCCTCGACGAGGCGGCGTGGCGGCGGTTCGACGAGGTGGTGGAGTTCCCGCTCCCGGACCTAGCGATGCGCCAAGCGATCCTTGAGAAGATCGCCGCGACCATCGACTGCGACTGCGACTTCGCGGACCTCGCCGCCCGGACGGAGGGGTTCTCGGGCTCCGACCTCCGGATGATGATAAAAGAGGCGGTGATGTCGGCGCTGATGGAAGACCGGCGCCATCTTGATCCGGCGGACATCGAGCAGGGCCTCCTCAGGGTCGAGGAGCGCAACGTCATCCGCGGCACCGGATACTGA
- a CDS encoding class I SAM-dependent methyltransferase: MKKSAEGFTRIAREVFAPIYPVIAEQVLAWSGIRDGICMDLGSGPGLLSAALAEKSGLSVIALDADPAMARFARETADGHGCADRVNPVVADVHRMPVKDNTASLVVSRGSIYFWEDRVRAFREIERVLRPGGVAFVGGSFGTAALRKTIFAEMRRRNPDWDRDIARRSGWATAETLRRELAASGVALSRIREEEAGMWVEIRKDPTPI, from the coding sequence ATGAAGAAGAGCGCCGAGGGCTTCACCCGGATTGCCCGGGAAGTCTTTGCCCCGATCTACCCCGTCATCGCAGAGCAGGTGCTCGCGTGGTCCGGGATACGGGACGGGATCTGTATGGACCTCGGGAGCGGCCCCGGCCTCCTCTCGGCCGCGCTCGCCGAGAAGAGCGGCCTCTCCGTCATTGCGCTCGACGCCGACCCTGCGATGGCCCGGTTCGCCCGGGAGACCGCAGATGGACACGGCTGCGCGGACCGAGTAAACCCGGTCGTCGCCGACGTCCACCGCATGCCGGTCAAGGACAATACCGCATCGCTCGTTGTCAGCCGCGGCTCCATCTACTTCTGGGAAGACCGGGTGCGTGCGTTCCGGGAGATCGAGCGGGTTCTCCGGCCCGGCGGCGTTGCGTTCGTCGGCGGCAGCTTCGGGACCGCTGCGCTCCGGAAGACGATTTTTGCAGAGATGCGGCGGCGGAACCCGGACTGGGACCGCGATATCGCCCGGCGGAGCGGGTGGGCGACTGCCGAGACGCTCCGCCGCGAACTTGCGGCAAGCGGCGTCGCCCTCTCTCGTATCCGGGAAGAAGAAGCAGGGATGTGGGTGGAGATCCGAAAGGAT
- a CDS encoding DNA-directed RNA polymerase subunit L, with product MAMKLKLLELTDDKARILFEGEGNTYINALADELLNDPEVDVAQRKQAFRFTDPELIVTTIGGRSPLLAITDAAKRLSGYAGELLQQMEALETA from the coding sequence ATGGCCATGAAACTCAAACTCCTGGAGTTGACTGACGACAAGGCCCGGATCCTCTTTGAAGGCGAAGGCAATACTTATATCAACGCGCTCGCCGACGAACTCCTCAACGATCCCGAGGTGGACGTTGCGCAGCGTAAACAGGCATTCCGGTTCACAGACCCCGAACTGATCGTCACCACGATCGGCGGCCGGTCACCCCTTCTCGCAATCACGGACGCGGCAAAGCGGCTCTCCGGCTACGCCGGCGAACTCCTCCAGCAGATGGAAGCCCTCGAAACCGCGTAG